The segment AGAACATGGTGGCCCATTTTCTGTGGGTGTTTGGTTGCTGGGTAGAGGTGGGATGGGGCGGCCCAGAGAGGAATATTCCCCCCAGATGCTGGATGGGGGAATCCGGCCGATTTGCCCGGATCCAGCCGCCCGAGCGCCTGGGCGAGCTGGGTGAGCGAGTCGTGTCACCCCGGGCGAGCGAGCGAGGGAGGCGGTCGCCTGGGcccgacgacgacaacgatggTGCGGGCAGCGttggcgggaggaggcggcggcgcctacggccgacgggaggcggcggctggcgggaggaggcggccgccggtGACGCCTGCCGGTGACAATGACGATGCGGACTCGACGACGACGCAgactcgacgacgacgacggtgcgggcggcgtcggcgggaggaggcggcggcgcctacggccggtgggaggcggcgggaggcggcggctggcgggaggaggcgagcagcggccgccggtgggaggaggcggcggcagtgagCCCTAGATCTattgctttttttcttttttttttctttttttatatgtgTATTTATAATATGGAGAGGTAGTGGTGTAAAATTGCTACAGAATTTATAAAATGCATGCATTATGCATTAATTTGATGGGGGCTATATTCACCATCTCAAGTGAGAGGTGACCACACCTATAAAtccaacctactccctccaaccaaacaaaaaattggatcaccaaatccaccttcATCCCtataaccaaacaaaaaactggatcgTCATATTCAttctaccaaacaaaaaactggatcgccatatccaacaaaatatagACCGCCATATCCTATCCAACCTtgaccgtgaaccaaacacagCCCTAACAGATTCACCAATCGATCTAGATAACTATAGTAGCTGGAATAATAGGTTTCAGTTAATCGATCTAGATAACTGATTCACCAATCGATCATCAGTACGGCATGTGTGTGTACGTGTACCTGCATATATCTTCTAGATGGATCAACGTTGAGTtcgaaagaaagaagaaacttCCTGAAAAAGATACGTGTTCCATGACCAAACCAAAGCTAGCTAGAAGCCTAGAAGCAACTGATCATCGAGCAAGATCAGATATCTGATATGATGAGAAGTAAGAACACGTAAAACTTAATTTTACCCAAAAATAAACTACGTAGATTGGTTTTCAATTACTTTAAATCTAAAAAATAGATTCATATGATATATTAAAGCAATTTCTGTATGAAAAGTATTCATGTACTAGCAAACATAAAAGAACAGTATAATTCATACACGTACGTTAATTATTACTTGGAGGTGTGAACAGGAGTGAAGACACGCGTGCACACCAGGGacttccatgcatgcatggagaattATTTTTGAGTGGATTTTGACCTTAATTTTAGACCTGATTAACTAGTGCTAATTCATGACTTCGTTCATCCACATTGCCGGATCCAGAAAATTAATTTATCGGTGTCATCACGTGTTTATTAATGTCAttgtatgctaattataattagatcataatgttactccctcctttcctaaatttgacgccgttgacttttttaaatatgtttgaccattcgtcttattcaaaaacttttatgaaatgtgtaaaactatatgtatacataaaagtatatttaacaataaatcaaatgataaaataattaataattacttaaattttttcaataagacgaacggtcaaatatttttaaaaaagtcaacggcgtcaaacatgttgggatggagggagtataatatatggataagcaATTTTGCTATAGATTTTGTTAAAAATCGTCGGTGCCACCTGACACCCCGGTcgtagatccgcccctgttcATCTAGCATTCCAGCTCATGAGCAATAtgagtagtagctagctagctagcgagccTTTTAAATTTCATGAGAAGTTTTAGCAGAGTACTAGCAAGCTTCGTAGATTGTTCCTTGTTTAAATTTGTTCATATTATCACGAGACTTCCATGCACGTACGCACGGAGAATCCCTTAGCTATCCAGTGCTCACCTGCTCATGTTTGAGTGGATTTTGACTTAATTTTAGACAGATTACTGCTGATTTAATTACGTGTTTTGACTCGCCACCGATCCACAGATTGAGCAAGCTAAGCCCAGCTAATTAACTAGTGGCTTTTTACTACTGCTAATTTCTTTacgagagcaggtacaatagcaggctattagccagctgtaaacatattttaacgAGATAAAAAATAAGATTGAAGAGCAGCAAACTATAGATCtatatagccagctgcagcgtgGGCTCGAAGATacaatgtgtgtataacaggtgggaccatatataatagtataataagcaactattgtatgaattagctattagattggctataaatgaattgaagctagtagtgagctatactattaaacttgctctgagaGCCATGCTAGCAAGCTTCCCAGAGTGTTCCTAGAGTCTTTAATTTTTCTTCAGTTAATTCAGGTGTTGACCACGTTACCTAGGAGAAGTACTTTAATTAGTGCCATAACTTACTAACCAAGCATATGCTTATAGATAATGTCTTTTTCAACTCGTGACAGTTGTTAGTTACCTAGAGTTTTCCTGCAACCTAGCCAACAGGTTGGTCAAACAACAACCACGTTTTGATCAACTAAATTCTCCTCCACGTCACACCCAAATTCTACATGATAAAAAGTGTAGTAAAGCACATGTACACATAACATGCATTATCCCGCTAATTATAAAGTATAACTTTATTCTATAGGTGATAAAAACGTGCACACTAACTGTACAGCAATTAATTAGTATTGTGACAACAGTATTAATTCAGTACTTGATCATCGATCGACTTAATTAGAACAAATATCATAATTCTGTTGCTGTACTGACACGTACACGGCCTCTGAATTTAATCATCTCAAGCAAGCAACCTAGCCAGCCAGCTATTAATCGTTTCCTTCCAAGTTACAGTATCTCAAGAGGTTGTAGGTAATTAAGCTACGAAACCAGTTAACCTATAATGACTAGTATTATCAAGACACTTTGTATATCGATCATACAAAAACATACACGTGCTAAAAATGATTTGGTCAGTCTTAGAGTAGATAAGATGTGCACACAAGCTAGCTAAGTGATCACTGATTGGTAGTAGCATCACACGGCAAGCAACAGCTATCTCTGATCGATCTCTTAACTCCAACTACTACCTATCACAGAATTAACTATAGCTATTTAATTATTTAGCTATAGCTGAGCAACCaagaattaattaacaaaaaaattaaatacatATGCGTATTTTTCTTATACATGTATTTTacatattgtatatatatacataaattaaACCAATTCAACCAATGAAAGAATTGATCTGTAACTCCTATATCCAATTAAACCAAATCTAGCTAACAGGGGATTAATTACAAGATACAAATGATAGATGAACAAACAATGGCTATATACACAAACTAATCATCATTCCTAAGACTAATCACCAAATTAAGAAAGTAATTAACAGAAAAAACTATGGGTTTAATTTAATGGAATTTTATGGCTAAAATTAAACAAATCTTGTGGGCTTGGCTAGCTATGCCGGGATCATGAGCCTGGGCTTCTTGAAGGCGAGAGGGCTGAGcacctcgtcgtcctccgccgcgcaccgctggtcggcggcggcggcgacgtccggCAGCGCCGGCAGGTTGAGGTCGAAGCCccggctcgccgccaccgccacggtcgtcttcgccgccggcttggacgcgccggcgccggcggcgctgccgaTCGTGCCATCGTAGTGGCATCGCTTGTGGCCGCCCAGCGCCTGCCCCGTCGGGAACGCCTTGCCGCACACGTTGCACTCGtgcgccctcccgccgccgccgccggagacgcccgacgccgacgaggacggcgtcgcGATAGCCGCCGGTTtcgtctccaccaccacctcgtcgtcgtcgaccatggcgggcggcggcggcggcggcttccggtGGCTGGCCTTGTGGCCGCCGAGAGCCTGGTAGGACGCGAACGCCTTGCCGCAGACGGAGCACCGgtgctccaccgccgccgccgccgccgccgccgacgccgccacgtcgtcgccgtcgcgtcgcccgcgCGCCAGCATGAGGAGGCAGAGCGCGAGGTACTCCTCCTCGGAGGGCGGCAGctgcggtcgccgccgccgcgaccgctTCCGCTTCCCCCACCCCTCCAcctgtcctcctcctcctccgccgccgccgccgccgccgtgcgtgacgatcacctccgcctcc is part of the Oryza glaberrima chromosome 12, OglaRS2, whole genome shotgun sequence genome and harbors:
- the LOC127757742 gene encoding zinc finger protein 1-like → MAVEAVLEASRSSSEEEAEVIVTHGGGGGGGGGGGQVEGWGKRKRSRRRRPQLPPSEEEYLALCLLMLARGRRDGDDVAASAAAAAAAVEHRCSVCGKAFASYQALGGHKASHRKPPPPPPAMVDDDEVVVETKPAAIATPSSSASGVSGGGGGRAHECNVCGKAFPTGQALGGHKRCHYDGTIGSAAGAGASKPAAKTTVAVAASRGFDLNLPALPDVAAAADQRCAAEDDEVLSPLAFKKPRLMIPA